Genomic segment of Synechococcus sp. A18-25c:
GACCACAGGGACCGTGAACACCACCATCAGCCCGATCGTGGCCCAGATGGCAACGGTGTAATCACTCATGGATCGGAGGCAGCAGAGCAAACCGTAACCAGATCGGCTCAGCACAGGCGACGACCCTTGTCGAAAACATTGGTTCAAGACAGCGGGCTCATGACGAGCTGATCACCAACAGCCGTTCTTGAACCGCCGTCAGCCCCTCAATTCAAAAGGCACTAAAACGGCTTCGGTCGTTGCACCAACGCCGCTGCAAACTCTTCCAGAGCTGCAGCTGCAACAGCAGGGTTGGCGAGGTGCTTCGACTCCCATGCCGCAACCAACGCATGCATGTCTTCCCACATGTCGACCATGGCGAGGGGATTGAACCCAGTGGGATCGGTTGGCTCACCGGTCATGAAATGGCAGCGAATCGAGATCAACCATCATGTCGGCAATTCAAGACGCTGTCTGTGTTGTCAAGAGCGATCTAAGTGGGACAAACCAGCTGCACCGTCGCTGATCGGGTTGAGAGAAGCAGCACAAAGCGATCTCCATGGCTGTTCAATCCGGTCTGCTCGCGCAGCAGATCGGTGCTGGCCAAGGCAAGACCACAGGTTTCGCAGAAGAGCACAGGCACAGTCGACGCGCTGCCGCTCATGGCTTGGAGGTCCAGCGCCTGACGCACAGCACGCTGCGATCGTTCGAGCCCCAGGGTCTCCACTAGTGACGGCCAAAGGTCATTGACCGGTTCACAGGACGCGAAATCAACGGAAGAATCAGACATCAGACCGGCAGTTGTTCGATCGCCACCACAATCATCTGCGGTGTCACGGGAATCACCTCGAGGGCATCGTCGTTGTCGAGATACGCGTCGAAGGAGGCAAACCGCTCGATCCGCGGTGGGACCTCCTGACTGGCACAGGCAGCAATCCAGTCATTGTCGTCAGGCTTAACGGCCACATAAGCCTGCAACGCCTCCTGCAGATCACCGCCATCGCCGATGCCCTCGTCATTCCAGATCGCTTCAAAGAATTCGGACATCAGCGTCGCTCGACGATCGCCTTGATCATGCCCCCCGGGCCGGTCCACTGCCCCAAGACCTGGACGACAGCGATGCACGATGGGTCGGTCCAACTGGATGGGCATCCACAACAGCGCCTGGCTAGACCCATTGCAGAGTGGATCAGCAGGCCATGCAGACCCTTGCGGAATACTGCCGACCCTTCAAGGACGCGAATGCCATCTGGCCGTCGCTGCCCGTCTGCGCCGATGCCAGAGAACGCTGGTGGAGGCAGTGGCTGAACCATTCCAGGGCAGAGCGACCTTGGGACGCACTTCGCCTGCTTCTGCCCCAGCTGCTGCTCAGCCCGGGCAACAACGTGCGCAGCGGGGAGGCCTACCAGCGGCTAGTGATGCGGGGAGAGCCAGCGCAAGCCGCTGATCTAGAGCAAGCGCCAAGGCTGCATGATCCTGCAGGGCCATCGATCAGCCTGGCAGCCCATCCCACCGGTGCCGTACCGGTGCTCAGCTTCAGTGATCACAGAGATTTCGTGCTGGCGGTGCGCTGTCTGGCCAACCGCTGTGAAGCGGTTCCGGTGCAACCAACCGTGCATGCGCAGGCCATCTCCGGCCTGATCCACTGGGGACTGATCAGGGAGGTGGACCGACGAACGCGCTGTCAGATTTTGCTGTTGCACAGAGCTCCCTATTCCTCACTCCCCGCAGACACAATTCCCGATCAGCCTTCCGCTGACCAATGGATTGAACGCTCCCAGACCTGGCGGCTGGAACATGAGTTGACCCATATCGCCTGCCGTCGGCTGGTCGGTGAGATGCGGATCAATCTCTACGACGAGCTGGTTGCGGATGCCCTCGGGATGACCGCAGCACTCGGTCGTTTTGACGCGGATCTGTTCAGGCGGGGATTGGGACTTACCCAAAACGCTCATCCCAACAAAGACGCGCGTGCCCATGTTTATGTCTCAACCCTGGAGGCAGCCCATCACCATCAGGCCTTTCAGATGGTGCTGCAACGTTCGTCCGAACTGGAAACTCTGATAGCCGAGCATCAGTGGCCGATGGAAGCGATGCCACTGCTGGCCAAACTCGTGCGCGGACAGCTCAATCAACCGTTGACCGATGGGGCCGGTTGTTCAGCCGCATCGGAACCAGACGGAGGCTGTGCTTCCAGGGCGTAGCCGGCACATCGCTGCTGATCGAGGTGCTGGATGTGGCGACGCTCGCTGTAATAAAGCTCCTGAAAACGCAGCGCTTCAGCATTGAGATCTTCAAACATGCCTTGGATGCGTTGTTCCATGTCGATCACTTCGGTGGACTTCTGATCTTTTTCTTGGTCAATCAGCACAGCAATGCAGCGCTCGAGCGTCTCCAACCGTTGACCAGTCCAAGCTTCAAGCAGATGCCGACAGCGTTTGTGGCTTTTCTGTCGCTCCAACATGGCAGCCGTCCCCCGCAGCTGCTCCATGGGTCGTGCCAAAGCGACACGCTGCAGCTCTCCTGGCTCCAAAAGAGGGGTTAAGCGTCCCACGAGATCACTGCTTTCCAGGAGCAGCTGATCCGTGAGCAGGCGAGGCAGATCAAGGTCTGCAAGCGCGTCGCCTCGATCCTCTCCGCGACTGATCGACTCCAGGCGCATGCTGCCGAGATTGCCCTCTTCCAAATCCGTTATCTCAGACCAGAGCAGCCGATGGTGCTGCAAGGCGAAATCCTCCAGCTCCCGTCGTCTCAGTTCCTGACGGATGGCGCCACGGTACGAGGGGCAGTGCAGATAAAGCCGCAGAATCTCCGCTTCACAGCGCTCACGCTGACTGGCTTCACCGGCTTTTTCATGGCGAGCGGAACGGCCGTGCCAACGCTGCCCCTGCACCTGTTGGCGCAGATCCTCTTCCAGCTGTAGGGCCAAGCGCCCCTGGCCACCACTGAGGCGTTCCGCCACCTGCTGGATGTAGTGGGTACGAATCGCTGACTGGGGCAACTTGCCGAGCAGCTCAACCAGGGCAGACACCGAACGCTGGAACTGGTCAGCCTTCGTGAGATCTCTGCCCTCGAGAACCTGTTCGATCTGCCAATCCAGCCAGAGCGGTGCCTGGTCCAGCAAGGCGCGGTAGTCAGCGGCGCCATGGTCCTTGAGAAATTCATCTGGATCCTTGCCGGATGGCAGGTGCAACACCCGCAGCTCCAGCTGCCCTTGAAGGGCCAACTGTTCAACTTCTCCGATGGCACGATTGGCAGCGCGGACACCCGCGCCGTCCGCATCGAAATTGAGCACGATGCGCTTGCCGTCACTGCAGCGACACAGCTGCGTGATCTGCTGACCACTGAGTGCTGTCCCAAGAGAAGCCACGGCATTGGTCACCCCAGCAGCGTGCAGGGCAATCACATCGAAATAACCCTCGACCACCACAGCCCGGTCGTCTTTGCGGATCGCTGATGACGCCCGGTCGAGACCAAACAGATGCTTGCCCTTCTCGAACACCTCTGTTTCAGGGGAGTTGAGATATTTCGGCTCGCTTCCATCCAAACTGCGACCGCCGAAGCCGATCACACGGCCCTGACGATCGCGGATGGGGACCATCACGCGATGACGGAAACGGTCGTAGAAGCCATTACCGCCTTTACGCGGCACAACCAGACCCGCAGCTTCCAGGAGCTCGGGAGCGAGTCCCTCCACCTGCTGGAGGTGCTTGAGCAATCCATCCCATTGATCGGGTGCATACCCGAGCTCGAACTGTTCGAGCGTGGCTTCGTTCAAACCGCGTGTCTCACGCAGATAGCGCAGGGCATCAGCCCCCTCGGATGTTCTGAGCTGCGAACGGAACCAACCCGCCGCAAGCGTCAAAGCGCGATGCAACTTGTCGCGGCGTGACAACTGTTGTTTGAGACGCTCCTGCTGCGGTCCATCAACGGTTTCCACCGGCAGCTGATATCGGCGAGCCAGATCCAGCACCACATCGCTGAAGCTCTGGCGCTGAAACTCCATCAGGAACTTGATGGAATTCCCCCCAGCTCCACAGGAAAAGCAGTAGTAGAACTGCTTCGCCGGTGACACGGTCATCGACGGCTTGCTGTCGTCGTGGAACGGACAGATGCCGACAAACTCCCGACCTTTTTTCTTGAGCACCACGTGCTCGCCCACCACATCAACGATGTCGGCGCGCTCTTTGACGGCCTCGATGGTGCGGGGATGAAGGCGGGGCATAGCCATCAGCCCATTGTGGGAGACACCGGCGGAACAGGCCAGATCCGATGGATGGCATCGTTAACCGGATTCCCATGGACCGAGCGATGCAGGGCCTGCTAGCGACCATCCGAGGGTCTCAGTCAACGAAGGACTGGAGAGCAGGACTATCCCTGATCGGGGCAGCGCTCGCCTTCAGCTTGATGACCGTATGCGTTAAGCACCTGGGCGGCCGCTTGCCAGTAGCGCAGATCGTGCTGATCCGCTCCGTGATCAGCATCGTGATCACCTGGACGATGCTGGCGCGTCTACGGGTGTCGCCCTGGGGACACCAGAAGGGACTGCTGATCGTGCGCGGGGTGCTGGGGACTGTTGCGCTGCTGCTGTTCTTCCAGGCTCTGGCGGCTCTACCCCTGGCGGCTGCGACGCTGTTGCAATACACCTACCCCACCCTCACGGCTCTCTGCGCTTGGGCGCTGCTGGGTGAGCCGATCCGCAAGCGAATCAGCCTGGCGATCCTGCTGGGACTGATCGGTGTGCTGCTCGTCGTGCAGCCGGAATGGATTGGGCAGGATGGGGCCAGTCTCCCGGCAATGGCGGCATCGATCGGCCTCGGTGGAGCGCTGATGACCGCTTTGGCCTACGTAAGCGTGCGGCAGCTCTCGGCGCGGGAGCATCCGCTGGTGATCGTGTTTTATTTCCCGTTGGTATCGGTGCCAGCAACCCTGCCCTTGTTGATCAACACGATGGTGCAGCCCACCAGAACCGACTGGATCTGGCTGCTGGGCGTTGGTTTGTTCACGCAGTTAGGACAGGTGTGGCTGACGCAAGGGCTCACGGCCCTACCGGCGGCGCGAGCCACCTCCATCAATTACGTGCAGGTGGTCTTTGCCACGCTCTGGGGTGTGCTGTTTTTCGCCGAATCGATCACCGGAACCGTGGTGGTGGGAGCACTCTGCGTGTTGGGTGCCACCTTGATCAGCCTCAGCGCCCGGCAGACGGTCAAGCCGGATCAATCGCCAGCGGATACGTAATCCAGGTTTGGGAATTGCCGTCATCGGAACCGCTGGGGAGCGCCAATCTCCAGCTTTCGCCGCGTTCCCCGCGTTCCAGGAACAGCTCGAAAGGACTGTCCACCTTCACGGCATCGCCTGGAAGTCGCCAATCGAACCGACCGGTGAGGTGCACGCCCTTCTGATCGCCGATGCGAAGACTCTCTTGTTGCTCGATCCGGACCCGACTGACCTCCGGCACGCCAGAGGCTTGAAGATCAAGCGATTGGGCAATGGCGTTTTGGGTGAGCTGAATCTGCTGACCCAGGGCACTGAGCAGAACCCCACGCGACGGTCGATCACTGACGGAGCATGCGGACAAACCCACCAAGATCAGTCCCACCAGCAGCAACGACAGAAGGGCTCTGCGCCAACGGCTGAACAGTGAAAGCATGGAGAGATCACGACACGAGATCACTGCAATGTTGCAGCACACTCGAAACTGTGACACCAGGCTGGCAGGCCCTCCCACCTCTCGTGAAGTGCTGGAACAGAACGCCCAAGCCGCCGCAGCCGATTCCAGACGGCAGATCACGCATCACCAGCGGGACGACAACAGAAGACCAGGTCACGATTCAGCCTTTTTGAGAATGAAGATCAAGAAAAACAAGCACTTCGATCGCTCCACCTAAGAGCAACAAATGCACTTGAAGATGATTCTCAAAAACAAATCTTTCTCATTCATTTCCTCGCCGTAAGTCAATCTTTCAGGCATAATTGACCCAGGAACACGAATCAAACCACGAGGAGAAACATGACCTATACAGCACCCATCCAAACTTCCAGCAATGTGGCAACAGGCCCCTCAGGCCGAGCCATGGCCGAGCCGATGTCGGCCGAATTGCTCGAGCACATGCAGGCTCATCTCAATATGGAGCGCCAGTCTGCAGCGGCTTATTTCGCCACAGCCATCTGGTTCGCCGAACGAGAACTCGTTGGATTCGCCAACCATCTACGCGACGAAGGCAATCAAGAACAGCAGCATGCTGCACAGTTCGCCGACTATTTGATCTCCCGGGGTCAAACCGTGGTGCTCGACACCATTGAACCCCCCTGTCAGCAATGGAGTCACTGCGAAGCTGTGGTCTCGGACGTGTTTCGAATGGAAGCCGACGTCACATCATCTGTTCTGCAGCTTTACAAAACTGCCGAACGTGACAATGACATGAGAACCACTGTTTTTCTCGACCCAATTGTGGAAGGCCAAAGGCTCTCCGAACACGAGGCGGCTTATCTTCTCGGCCGCGTGAAATTTGCTGACAATCAACCGGCTGCTCTGCTGGTGATCGATGCGGAACTGCGCGAGAAAGCAGCAGCTCCGGCCACGCTGGCAGGCTGATCTCGGCTCAGTGAAGTCTTAGGTTCACATCAGCAACACCATCACATCGTCACACTCAAAACGGCGTGATGTCAGTGCATCCCTGGTTGCCGGGGCTGAGTTTGCCTTTACGAAAACAGCAATCGGCAATCAACGATTGCGGCACCACCCCGATCATGAGAAGATCGTTATACGCAAGACATCCAATCGGGATCGAAGCGCGAGATCAAATACCTTTGAAATTGCATGACTCACAGAACGTTCACTCCCTTGAGGAGGACATTTCCTTCTTCAATGAACAGCAGGATCCAGTCCCTCTCCGGTCACGAATCACCACAGCACCGCCGGTATCTCCGCGAGCTTGCAGCCGAAGAGGAACTAGAACGCCAAGCCCAACAGCAGCAGGTTTGACGACCTCCTCAGTCTGGTCAAGCTCTGGAATCCACTGCCACTCGAAAGCGCGTCGTTGGGAGAGCAACAGCGGCATCATGGCGCTGATCAGTCCTCTCTGAATCGGAACCCCACGTGAATCCGCCCATCCTTCCCCGGAGACCGTCGTGATCGGCTGGCTTCAAGGCGAACGCATCCAGGCCTGGGAACAGGGCGGACGACACGGGCTGGTGATCGCTTGCGCAGGCGTGGGCTATGAGGTGCAACTCACCCGTCGGGATCAAACATCGCTTAGCGGAGACAGCTGCACACTCTGGATCCATCAGGTCCATCGCGAAGACGGCTCGCACTTGTACGGATTCCCTTTGCAGATGGATCGGGATCTGTTCAGGACTTTGATTGGCGTCAATGGTGTTGGTCCACAGGTGGCGCTTTCATTGCTTGACAGCTGCACAGCCGCCGATTTGGTGACCGCCATCATTGAAGGCGATCTGAAACGCCTGACGCAGGCACAAGGTGTTGGCAAGCGCACGGCAGAGAGGATCGCCGTGGAGCTACGGGATCGCTTGGGTTCATGGGCACCGAGCAGTGAAGAACCCGCTCTGTCACTCGTCGATCGCAGCGACATCCAAGCTCTGCCGATCCATCCGGAATCGCTGCAGGAACTTCAGCTCACCCTGGAAACGCTCGGCTACGAAGACCTGGAAATCCGTCGTGCGATGCGAGCCGTTGCCTCGGCCACGGAGTGTCCTGCCGCCAACGACCCTGAGGGTTGGTTGCGGGCCAGCTTGCGCTGGTTGAGCCAATCGGCTTGATAGGGACCTCGAGAAGGTAAATTGGTTGTTTGCACTGTCTGGGCAAGACACCGCGCATGTCGCTCGATACCACTGAAAAGCAGCAGCTGATCAACACCCACCAAACCCACGCCACCGACACGGGATCGGCAGAGGTTCAGGTGGCGATGTTGAGCGAGCGCATCTCGAAGCTCAGCAGCCACCTGCAGCAGAACATCCACGACTATTCCTCCCGTCAGGGTCTGCTGAAGATGATCGGCCGGCGCAAGCGCCTGCTCAGCTACGTGCGTGGCAAGAGCGAACAGCGTTACACGAGCCTGATCGCCAAACTGGGCATCCGCGGCTGAGCCGCACCCGGCAGGTTTTCTAATCCATGGCTGAACGACGCGATCCGCTCCCTTTTGAACCGCGACGTTCTCCTTCACCGTCCAGTGGGAGTCAAGGAATTCCCAGGGAAGTGGCCGATCGAATGGCCCGCCGCGTCGCCATCTCCACCGGAGTTCCCTCCGTGCTGGGGATGGCCGTTTTTGTGATCAGCTACCTGCTGGTCAGTCGAGGCATTCTCGATATCCCGCCTGGGATCACTCTGGTGGCATCCGGTTTCTTTTTCCTGCTCGGGCTGATTGGCCTCAGCTACGGCGTGCTTTCCGCCAGCTGGGAGCCCCAGCCTGGGAGCCTGCTGGGGCTGGAACACCTCAAACCAAACCTTCAACGACTTCGCAGCTCGATCAAAGCGCAAAAACAGAGTTGAACCGTCGTGGTTAATTCATCAAGGGATCACTGCAGCTCACGGTGAAAGAGCTGTCTTGCAGGTGTTGGCGCGCTGCCACCACATCCTTCACGCAGAATTGTGGGCCGAGGCGAACATATTTGACCTCAGGACCGCGACGCACAGCGGCAACAACAGGCACCCTCACACCCAGCTCATCCTGATCTGGTCGATGGGCATGGAGGCACTCCCTCAACTTGTGCTGCACCGCTACATCACAGGCCTGATCTGGATCGAGTTCCACCAGCAAAAGACGCAAATCGTCGATCGCTCTGCAGTCATCCACGATCAACTGCACGCGTTCATCACGGCGATCCACTGCCGCCCAAATCAGCAAACGTGCCTCAGCCATCAGATGATCGGCGAGACGCGCATAGCTCTTCGGGAACACCACCGCCTCACAGGAACCCGTGAGATCCTCGAGCTGAAGAATCGCCATCCGGTCACCCTTGCGGGTGGTGACCTGACGCATCTCACTCACCATGGCAATCGCACTCACCTTGGCCTTATCGGCTTGCTCTTCGAGGCTCCCCAAGCCGATCGGAGCCAACAACCGAGCCGGTGCTGTGAGCTGTTTGAGCGGGTGATCAGACAGGTAGAAGCCCACCAAGTCTTTTTCCAGCTTGAGCTTTTCACTGGGGTGATAGTCCTTCACCGGAGCGGCCTTAGGCGCCAAACTCAAATCAGTGGCACTGTCTGACGCATCGTCGGCAGGCACTGCCATCAGATCAAAAAGATTGCCCTGACCACTGGCGCGATCACGGGCACGGGATCCTGCCCAGTCGAGCAGCAGATCAAGATCGGCGATTAATTGAGCACGGTTGGCCTGAGGCTCGAGGGCATCGAGAGCGCCACAGTGGATCAGGGCTTCGAGACTGCGCCGATTGAGAACACTGGAGGGCACGCGATCACACAGATCCGCCAATGACTGGAAGGCCCCATCGGACTGGCGGGAGCGAATGAGTGCGCGGATGGACCCATCTCCCAAATTTCGGACGGCAGACAGGCCAAACAGAATGCGGTTATCCAACGGTGTGAAGTCGGTTCCCGAGGCATTCACGTCGGGGGGCATCACCTCGATGCCCATGGCATTGCAGTTCGAGATGTAGCGCTGCACTTTGTCGCTGGCACCTGCATTCACGGTGAGCAGTGCAGCCATGTAGGCGACGGGGTAATGCGCCTTCAGATACGCCGTCTGGTAGGTCACTGCTCCATAAGCCGTGGAGTGGCTCTTGTTGAAGCAGTACTCGGCGAAGAGCACCATCTGGTCGAACAATTCATCGGCGACCTTCTCATCCACGCCGCGTTCCGTTGCGCCTTTCACAAAGATGCCGCGATGCTTCTGCATCTCCGACACTTTTTTCTTACCCATCGCACGACGCAGCAGATCGGCTTCACCGAGGGAATAGCCGGCCAGATCCTGAGCAATGCGCATGATCTGCTCTTGGTACACCATGATTCCGTAGGTCTCGCTCAGGATCGGTTCCAAGGTGCTGTGGGCGAAGTCAATGGCTTCGCGACCGTGCTTGCGGTTGATGAACTTGGGAATCAACCCCGCATCCAGGGGACCCGGTCGGTAAAGGGCCAGGATCGAGGAGATATCTTCCAGCGACGAAGGTTTCAGATCACGGACGATCTGTCGCATCCCCGTGGATTCAAGCTGGAAAATGCCTTCCAAGTCGCCACGGGCCAGCAAGTCAAAGGTGCCTTCATCCTTCGGTGGTAGCTGATCAGGATCGATGCGTTCACCGCTGCTCTGCTCCACAAGCTCCAGGGTCTTGTCGATCATCGTGAGGTTTTTCAGCCCCAGAAAATCCATCTTCAACAGACCCATCGACTCCACGTCTTCCATGAAGTACTGCGTGATCACCTGGCCATCGTTGTTGCGCTGAAGCGGAACCAGTTCATCGAGAGGATCGGCCGCAATCACCACACCAGCAGCGTGAACGCCAAAGGTTTTGTTGGTGCCCTCGATGCGCATCGCCATGTCCACCCATCGCTTCACGATCGGATCTTTGTCGTACCGCTCCTTAAAGTCGGGGTTCGGTGATGTATCCCCGATCATTGCCTTGAGCTTGGCCGGCTTGCCCCGCACCACTGGAATCAATTTGGCCAGGCGATCAGCATCTCCGTAGGGAATATCGAGCACCCTGGCCACGTCTTTCAGCACAGCCTTCGACGTCATCCGGTTGAAGGTGATGATCTGCGCCACCTTTTCTTCGCCATAGCGACGTGTGACGTAGTCGATCACCTCGCCACGACGCTCGATGCAGAAGTCGGTGTCGATATCAGGCATCGACTTGCGTTCAGGATTGAGAAAACGCTCAAACAGCAAACCATTACTCACCGGATCAATATTGGTGATGCCCAACGCATAAGCCACTAACGATCCAGCCGCAGACCCACGACCGGGGCCGACCGGAATGCTCTGTTCGCGTGCAAAGCGGATGTAGTCCCACACCACCAGGAAGTAGGTGGGGAACCCCATCTGCTCCATGATCTTCAGTTCGTAGGCCATGCGCTCGGCATACCCCTCGTCGATGCCGTCGGCCGGAGACAAACCAAGGCGATCACGGAGGCCCTGCTCTGTGACTTCGCGCAGGTAGGTGATTGGTGTGTGGCCGTCAGGGATGGGGAAGCGCGGCATCTGATAGCGCCCAAGGATGTCGTAGTCCTCAACTTTTTCGGCCACAGCCACCGTGTTGGCAATCGCCTCTTGAACCACCTCCGGCTCGAGGTGATCAGCAAACAAGCGCCCCATCTCCTCTTCAGTTTTGAGATATTCCGTCCCCGTGTAGCGAAGACGCTTCTCATCGCTGATCAGCTTTCCGGTGAGCACACAAAGCAGCGCATCGTGGGCCTCAACGTCGTTGCGCGTGAGGTAGTGGGCATCGTTGGTGGCCACCACCTTGATGCCGAGTTCACGTGCGATCTTGACGATCTCAACGTTGACAATGCGATCTTCAGGAGAGCCATGATCCTGAATCTCCAGATAAAAATCGTCGCCGAAAACCTCCTGATACCAACGGGCGACATCCCTGGCCACATCGGGGCGTTCCCGCATGATCGCCTGAGGGATTTCACCGCCAAGACAAGCGGTGGCAACGATCAGTCCCTCGCTGTATTGCTGCAGCAGGTGTTTATCGATGCAGGCGCGCGAAAAAATGCCTCGGCCGCGCATTCCCCGAAGGTGACTGATGCTGGTGAGCTTGACCAAATTGCGGTAGCCGACAGCATTTTTGGCCAGCACCACGAGGTGATAACGACGCTCTTTCTTGGGTTGTGGGTCATCAATCGAACCATTGATGACATACATCTCATTGCCGATGATCGGCTTAACCCCTGTGCCTCGACACAGCTTCAGCAGCTCAACAGCGCCGTACATCACCCCATGGTCAGTGAGTGCCAGAGCCGGCATTCCAAGCTCTTTGGCCCTCTCCACCATTTGGGGCAGCTGAGAAGCGCCATCCAGCAGGCTGTAGTCGCTGTGGTTGTGAAGGGGAACAAATGCCATAGCCCCAGCCTAGGCCGCCGCGCAAGATGCAGGGGTCACGACAAACACCTCACACCAGATGCAGTGTTTGCGAGGCAGAGCAAGACCCTAGACAGGCACGAAAGCCGCCTCTGGGCGTGACTTCATGACAGACGCCGCCAGTTCGTACTGATGCGCCACCTGAAGAAGGCGAGGCTCTTCCAACACATTGCCGATCAGCTGAACACCAATGGGCAGACCGCCATTGTCGAAGCCGCAGGGAACGCTGATGGCAGGCAATCCAGCCAGATTGGCAGGAATGGTCAGCAGATCAGCCAGGTACATCGCCAGTGGGTCATCGGCGTGGGAGCCGTTGCGGAATGCCGTGCCCGGTGCCGTGGGCGTCAGCAGCACATCCACCCCTTGGAAGGCCGCGTCGAAATCGCGGCGGATCAATGTGCGCACCTGCTGCGCCTTCTTGTAGTAGGCATCCACATAGCCAGCCGACAGGGCATAGGTGCCGATCAAAATTCGGCGCTGCACTTCGCTGCCAAACCCCTCAGCACGACTCTTAGCCGTCATCGCTGCCAACGAAGCCGCATCCTCAGCCCGGTACCCGTATTTCACGCCGTCGTAGCGCGCAAGGTTGGCGGAAGCCTCCGAAGGGGCAATCACGTAGTAGGTGGCGATGCCGTCGTTGAAGCGCGGGCATGAAACGTCGACCAGTTCAGCACCCAGGGCCTGCAGCTGATCGGCAGCCGCCAGCACCGATGCCTTGACCTGGGGGTCCAAGCCCTCCTGATCGAAACATTCCCGAACCAATCCGACACGCAATCCATTAATTGGTGCGTCCAGAGCAGCTGTGTAATCCGGAACAGGAGCCTTGAGACAGGTGGAATCGCGCGGATCCTCGCCGGCCATCACCTGCAACAACTCCGCCGCGTCAGCAACCGTCGAGGTGAACGGGCCCACTTGATCCAGGGAACTGGCAAAGGCCACCAACCCGTAACGGCTCACGCGTCCGTAGGTGGGTTTCAGACCCACAACTCCGCAGAAGGAGGCAGGCTGACGGATCGAACCACCGGTGTCGGAACCAACTGCGGCCAAGCATTCACCGGCCGCCACGGCGGCTGCGCTGCCGCCGGAGCTGCCTCCAGGCACATGATCGGTGTTCCATGGGTTGGCAGTTGGTCCAAAGGCCGAAGTCTCCGTGGATCCGCCCATGGCGAATTCATCGAGATTGGTCTTGCCAAGGAGAACAGCACCAGACGCCCAGAGCCGGTTGGTCACCGTTGACTCATAAGGA
This window contains:
- a CDS encoding PAM68 family protein, yielding MAERRDPLPFEPRRSPSPSSGSQGIPREVADRMARRVAISTGVPSVLGMAVFVISYLLVSRGILDIPPGITLVASGFFFLLGLIGLSYGVLSASWEPQPGSLLGLEHLKPNLQRLRSSIKAQKQS
- the ruvA gene encoding Holliday junction branch migration protein RuvA; this translates as MIGWLQGERIQAWEQGGRHGLVIACAGVGYEVQLTRRDQTSLSGDSCTLWIHQVHREDGSHLYGFPLQMDRDLFRTLIGVNGVGPQVALSLLDSCTAADLVTAIIEGDLKRLTQAQGVGKRTAERIAVELRDRLGSWAPSSEEPALSLVDRSDIQALPIHPESLQELQLTLETLGYEDLEIRRAMRAVASATECPAANDPEGWLRASLRWLSQSA
- the dnaG gene encoding DNA primase → MAMPRLHPRTIEAVKERADIVDVVGEHVVLKKKGREFVGICPFHDDSKPSMTVSPAKQFYYCFSCGAGGNSIKFLMEFQRQSFSDVVLDLARRYQLPVETVDGPQQERLKQQLSRRDKLHRALTLAAGWFRSQLRTSEGADALRYLRETRGLNEATLEQFELGYAPDQWDGLLKHLQQVEGLAPELLEAAGLVVPRKGGNGFYDRFRHRVMVPIRDRQGRVIGFGGRSLDGSEPKYLNSPETEVFEKGKHLFGLDRASSAIRKDDRAVVVEGYFDVIALHAAGVTNAVASLGTALSGQQITQLCRCSDGKRIVLNFDADGAGVRAANRAIGEVEQLALQGQLELRVLHLPSGKDPDEFLKDHGAADYRALLDQAPLWLDWQIEQVLEGRDLTKADQFQRSVSALVELLGKLPQSAIRTHYIQQVAERLSGGQGRLALQLEEDLRQQVQGQRWHGRSARHEKAGEASQRERCEAEILRLYLHCPSYRGAIRQELRRRELEDFALQHHRLLWSEITDLEEGNLGSMRLESISRGEDRGDALADLDLPRLLTDQLLLESSDLVGRLTPLLEPGELQRVALARPMEQLRGTAAMLERQKSHKRCRHLLEAWTGQRLETLERCIAVLIDQEKDQKSTEVIDMEQRIQGMFEDLNAEALRFQELYYSERRHIQHLDQQRCAGYALEAQPPSGSDAAEQPAPSVNG
- a CDS encoding DMT family transporter, with amino-acid sequence MDGIVNRIPMDRAMQGLLATIRGSQSTKDWRAGLSLIGAALAFSLMTVCVKHLGGRLPVAQIVLIRSVISIVITWTMLARLRVSPWGHQKGLLIVRGVLGTVALLLFFQALAALPLAAATLLQYTYPTLTALCAWALLGEPIRKRISLAILLGLIGVLLVVQPEWIGQDGASLPAMAASIGLGGALMTALAYVSVRQLSAREHPLVIVFYFPLVSVPATLPLLINTMVQPTRTDWIWLLGVGLFTQLGQVWLTQGLTALPAARATSINYVQVVFATLWGVLFFAESITGTVVVGALCVLGATLISLSARQTVKPDQSPADT
- a CDS encoding ferritin, giving the protein MTYTAPIQTSSNVATGPSGRAMAEPMSAELLEHMQAHLNMERQSAAAYFATAIWFAERELVGFANHLRDEGNQEQQHAAQFADYLISRGQTVVLDTIEPPCQQWSHCEAVVSDVFRMEADVTSSVLQLYKTAERDNDMRTTVFLDPIVEGQRLSEHEAAYLLGRVKFADNQPAALLVIDAELREKAAAPATLAG
- the rpsO gene encoding 30S ribosomal protein S15 encodes the protein MSLDTTEKQQLINTHQTHATDTGSAEVQVAMLSERISKLSSHLQQNIHDYSSRQGLLKMIGRRKRLLSYVRGKSEQRYTSLIAKLGIRG